From a region of the Streptomyces tirandamycinicus genome:
- a CDS encoding iron-containing alcohol dehydrogenase family protein, with translation MPVLTRLIPSPVVVDIRPGALEDLPGLLADQRISSGGRLAVATSNGSGQVLRERLAPLLPDADWYEVAGGTIDAAVRLADDIKGKRYDAVVGLGGGKIIDVAKYASARVGLPLVAVATNLAHDGLCSPVATLDNDNGRGSYGVPTPIAVVIDLEVIREAPVRFVRAGIGDTVSNISAIADWELSHRVGGEKVDGLAAAMARTAGESVLRHPGGVGDDGFLTVLAEGLVLTGIAMSISGDTRPSSGACHEISHAFDLLYPKRCALHGEQVGLGAAFAMHLRGAHEESALFAEVLGRHGLPVLPGEIGFSVDEFVRAVEYAPQTRPGRFTILEHLDLSTDQIRDAYADYAKTIRS, from the coding sequence GTGCCTGTACTGACCCGGCTCATCCCGTCGCCGGTCGTCGTCGACATCCGCCCGGGTGCCCTGGAGGACCTGCCGGGTCTGCTCGCCGACCAGCGCATCTCGTCCGGGGGCCGGCTCGCGGTCGCGACGAGCAACGGCTCCGGGCAGGTGCTGCGCGAGCGGCTCGCCCCGCTGCTGCCCGACGCCGACTGGTACGAGGTGGCGGGCGGCACGATCGACGCGGCGGTCCGGCTCGCCGACGACATCAAGGGCAAGCGGTACGACGCGGTCGTCGGCCTCGGCGGCGGCAAGATCATCGACGTGGCCAAGTACGCCTCGGCCCGGGTCGGCCTGCCCCTGGTGGCCGTGGCGACCAACCTCGCGCACGACGGCCTCTGCTCCCCGGTCGCGACGCTCGACAACGACAACGGGCGCGGCTCCTACGGAGTCCCCACGCCGATCGCCGTGGTGATCGACCTGGAGGTCATCCGCGAGGCCCCGGTGCGCTTCGTCCGGGCCGGCATCGGCGACACCGTCTCCAACATCTCCGCCATCGCCGACTGGGAGCTCTCCCACCGGGTCGGCGGCGAGAAGGTCGACGGCCTGGCCGCGGCCATGGCCCGTACCGCGGGCGAGTCGGTGCTGCGCCACCCCGGGGGCGTCGGCGACGACGGATTCCTCACCGTGCTGGCCGAGGGCCTGGTCCTGACCGGCATCGCCATGTCGATCAGCGGCGACACCCGCCCCTCCTCCGGTGCCTGCCACGAGATCAGCCACGCCTTCGACCTGCTGTACCCCAAGCGCTGCGCGCTGCACGGCGAGCAGGTCGGCCTGGGCGCCGCCTTCGCGATGCACCTGCGCGGTGCCCACGAGGAGTCCGCGCTGTTCGCCGAAGTGCTCGGCAGGCACGGGCTTCCGGTGCTGCCCGGCGAGATCGGCTTCTCCGTCGACGAGTTCGTCAGGGCCGTGGAGTACGCACCGCAGACGCGGCCCGGCCGCTTCACCATCCTCGAGCACCTCGACCTGTCCACCGACCAGATCAGGGACGCGTACGCCGACTATGCCAAGACCATCCGTAGCTGA
- a CDS encoding ABC transporter permease, with protein MSDTTHDGAIATSARPSPDDGLTPAELAAKYGLSVSGARPGLVEYVRQLWGRRHFILAFSQAKLTAQYSQAKLGQLWQVATPLLNALVYYLIFGLILGAGRGMPKEVYIPFLVTGVFVFTFTQTSVMAGVRAISGNLGLVRALHFPRASLPISFALQQLQQLLFSMVVLVLIVVGFGSYPSLSWLLVLPALGLQFVFNVGLAMIMARMGSKTPDLAQLMPFIMRTWMYGSGVMFSIKVMLADKPAWIAEVLMYNPAAIYMDLVRFALIDGYDSSNLPSHVWLAGGLWALLLGVAGFVYFWKAEERYGRG; from the coding sequence GTGAGTGACACAACCCACGACGGCGCGATCGCCACGAGCGCCCGGCCGTCTCCCGACGACGGTCTGACACCGGCGGAGCTGGCCGCCAAGTACGGCCTGTCGGTGAGCGGTGCCCGCCCCGGGCTGGTCGAATACGTCAGGCAGCTCTGGGGCCGCCGGCACTTCATCCTCGCGTTCTCGCAGGCGAAGCTGACCGCTCAGTACAGCCAGGCGAAGCTCGGCCAGCTGTGGCAGGTCGCGACGCCGCTGCTGAACGCTCTCGTGTACTACCTCATCTTCGGTCTCATCCTCGGCGCGGGCCGCGGGATGCCGAAGGAGGTCTACATCCCGTTCCTGGTGACGGGCGTGTTCGTGTTCACGTTCACGCAGACGTCGGTGATGGCCGGTGTCCGGGCCATCTCCGGGAACCTGGGACTGGTGCGCGCTCTGCACTTCCCGCGGGCCTCGCTGCCGATCTCCTTCGCGCTGCAGCAGCTCCAGCAGCTGCTGTTCTCGATGGTCGTCCTCGTGCTCATCGTGGTCGGCTTCGGCAGCTACCCGTCTCTGAGCTGGCTGCTGGTGCTGCCCGCCCTGGGACTGCAGTTCGTCTTCAACGTCGGCCTGGCGATGATCATGGCGCGGATGGGCAGCAAGACGCCCGACCTCGCGCAGCTGATGCCGTTCATCATGCGGACCTGGATGTACGGGTCGGGTGTCATGTTCTCGATCAAGGTGATGCTCGCGGACAAGCCCGCGTGGATCGCCGAGGTCCTGATGTACAACCCGGCGGCGATCTACATGGACCTGGTCCGCTTCGCCCTGATCGACGGGTACGACTCGTCGAACCTGCCCTCGCACGTGTGGCTCGCCGGCGGGCTGTGGGCGCTGCTGCTGGGGGTCGCCGGGTTCGTGTACTTCTGGAAGGCGGAGGAGCGCTATGGCCGTGGCTGA
- a CDS encoding CDP-alcohol phosphatidyltransferase family protein: MPRPSVAELRPVVHPAGVKDRRSGEHWGGRLYMREISLRITRVLVGTKVTPNQLTYLMTLAGVLALPALLVPGVWGAVLAVLMVQLYLLLDCVDGEVARWKKQYSLSGVYLDRVGAYLCDAAVLTGFGLRAADLWGGGRIDWLWAFLGTLAALGAILIKAETDLVGVARHQAGMEPVKDAAAEPRSSGMALARRAAAALKFHRLVLGIEASLLILVLAIADQVRGDLFFTRLGVAVLAAIALLQTVLHLVSILVSSRLR; encoded by the coding sequence ATGCCAAGACCATCCGTAGCTGAGCTCCGCCCGGTCGTCCACCCGGCCGGGGTGAAGGACCGGCGCAGCGGCGAGCACTGGGGCGGCCGCCTCTACATGCGCGAGATCTCGCTGCGCATCACCCGCGTCCTGGTCGGCACCAAGGTCACGCCGAACCAGCTGACGTACCTGATGACGCTGGCCGGGGTGCTGGCCCTGCCGGCCCTGCTGGTGCCGGGCGTCTGGGGCGCCGTCCTCGCCGTGCTGATGGTCCAGCTCTACCTGCTGCTGGACTGCGTGGACGGCGAGGTCGCCCGCTGGAAGAAGCAGTACTCCCTGTCCGGGGTGTACCTGGACCGGGTCGGCGCCTACCTGTGCGACGCGGCGGTCCTCACCGGCTTCGGCCTGCGCGCCGCGGACCTGTGGGGAGGGGGACGCATCGACTGGCTGTGGGCCTTCCTCGGCACTCTCGCCGCGCTCGGTGCCATCCTCATCAAGGCCGAGACCGACCTGGTCGGCGTCGCCCGGCACCAGGCCGGGATGGAGCCGGTCAAGGACGCGGCGGCCGAGCCGCGTTCGTCCGGCATGGCCCTCGCCCGCCGGGCCGCCGCCGCGCTCAAGTTCCACCGGCTGGTCCTCGGCATCGAGGCGTCGCTGCTCATCCTGGTGCTGGCGATCGCCGACCAGGTACGGGGCGACCTGTTCTTCACCCGCCTCGGCGTGGCGGTGCTGGCCGCCATCGCCCTGCTGCAGACGGTGCTGCACCTGGTCTCCATCCTCGTCTCCAGCAGGCTGAGGTGA
- a CDS encoding DUF5941 domain-containing protein produces the protein MSTAILTGPPVPGSPLEGDLRALGFDVRIATGADEAAGLLAALPAAERAALVDPRFVGHVHALRLGLTDPRFPAAAIPGAATALPEARPALLAALRQASAGPRPDGQRPVRSSQDGASPGGPATDTRPARADVLPDLVAAALADGGAAPHRPELGPLVATVPGDPQARNEARQALAAVDDEDVRLRSAVKARDGFFTTFCISPYSRYLARWCARRGLTPNQVTTASLVTALIAAAAAATGTRGGFVAAGVLLILSFVLDCTDGQLARYSLQYSTLGAWLDATFDRAKEYAYYAGLALGAARGGDDVWALALGAMVLQTCRHVVDFSFNEANHDATGNTSPTAALSDRLDGVGWTVWVRRMIVLPIGERWAMIAVLTAATTPRIVFYALLAGCAFAATYTTAGRVLRSLTRKARRTDRAARALGDLADSGPLAEGFAARLGGVARRLPAFAPPVIALAGAAAVTLTAALTPYGSPWTAVAALGYALTSGLAVARPLKGALDWLVPPVFRAAEYGTILILAARADVDGALPAAFGLVAAVAYHHYDTVYRIRGGTGAPPHWLVRAAGGHEGRTLAVALLAALLGAPQFTIALTVLAVAVALVVVAESVRFWVSSGAPAVHDEGEPA, from the coding sequence CTGTCGACCGCCATCCTCACCGGTCCGCCGGTACCCGGATCGCCGCTCGAAGGCGATCTGCGGGCGCTGGGCTTCGACGTACGCATCGCCACCGGGGCCGACGAGGCGGCCGGCCTGCTGGCCGCTCTCCCCGCCGCCGAGCGGGCCGCCCTCGTGGACCCGCGCTTCGTCGGTCACGTGCACGCGCTCCGCCTCGGCCTGACGGACCCGCGTTTCCCGGCGGCCGCGATCCCCGGCGCCGCCACCGCCCTGCCGGAGGCGCGCCCCGCCCTGCTGGCGGCCCTGCGGCAGGCGTCCGCCGGACCGCGACCGGACGGGCAGCGCCCCGTGCGGTCGTCCCAGGACGGCGCGTCCCCCGGCGGCCCGGCCACGGACACCCGCCCCGCCCGGGCCGACGTGCTCCCGGACCTCGTCGCCGCCGCCCTCGCCGACGGCGGCGCCGCCCCGCACCGTCCCGAGCTCGGGCCCCTGGTGGCGACCGTGCCCGGCGACCCCCAGGCCCGCAACGAGGCCCGCCAGGCGCTGGCGGCCGTCGACGACGAGGACGTCCGGCTGCGGTCCGCCGTCAAGGCGCGCGACGGGTTCTTCACCACCTTCTGCATCAGCCCGTACTCCCGCTACCTCGCCCGCTGGTGCGCCCGGCGCGGGCTGACCCCGAACCAGGTCACCACCGCCTCGCTGGTCACCGCCCTCATAGCGGCCGCCGCCGCGGCCACCGGCACCCGGGGCGGCTTCGTCGCCGCCGGTGTGCTGCTGATCCTCTCCTTCGTCCTGGACTGCACCGACGGGCAGCTCGCCCGCTACTCCCTGCAGTACTCGACCCTCGGCGCCTGGCTCGACGCCACCTTCGACCGGGCCAAGGAGTACGCGTACTACGCGGGCCTCGCGCTCGGCGCCGCACGCGGCGGGGACGACGTCTGGGCCCTGGCGCTGGGCGCGATGGTGCTGCAGACCTGCCGGCACGTGGTCGACTTCTCCTTCAACGAGGCCAACCACGACGCCACCGGCAACACCAGCCCCACCGCCGCCCTCTCCGATCGCCTCGACGGCGTCGGCTGGACGGTCTGGGTCCGGCGCATGATCGTGCTGCCGATCGGCGAGCGCTGGGCCATGATCGCCGTGCTGACCGCCGCCACCACCCCGCGGATCGTCTTCTACGCGCTGCTGGCCGGCTGCGCCTTCGCCGCCACGTACACCACCGCCGGGCGCGTGCTGCGCTCGCTCACCCGCAAGGCCCGAAGGACCGACCGGGCCGCGCGGGCGCTCGGCGACCTCGCCGACTCCGGACCGCTGGCGGAGGGCTTCGCCGCCCGTCTCGGGGGCGTGGCCCGCCGGCTCCCGGCGTTCGCGCCCCCGGTGATCGCCCTGGCGGGCGCCGCGGCGGTCACCCTCACCGCGGCGCTCACCCCCTACGGCAGCCCCTGGACGGCCGTCGCCGCCCTCGGCTACGCGCTCACCTCGGGCCTCGCCGTCGCCCGCCCGCTCAAGGGCGCCCTCGACTGGCTGGTGCCCCCGGTCTTCCGCGCCGCGGAGTACGGCACGATCCTGATCCTCGCCGCCCGGGCGGACGTGGACGGGGCCCTTCCCGCGGCTTTCGGCCTGGTGGCCGCGGTCGCCTACCATCACTACGACACGGTGTACCGCATCCGCGGCGGCACCGGCGCGCCCCCGCACTGGCTGGTCCGGGCGGCCGGCGGGCACGAGGGGCGGACCCTGGCGGTCGCGCTGCTGGCCGCCCTGCTCGGCGCCCCGCAGTTCACGATCGCGCTGACGGTCCTCGCGGTCGCCGTGGCACTGGTGGTGGTCGCGGAGTCCGTCCGCTTCTGGGTGTCCTCCGGAGCACCCGCCGTACACGACGAAGGAGAACCCGCATGA
- a CDS encoding ABC transporter ATP-binding protein: MAVADHLDDPLDARVPTVIADDVHIVYRVNGGSGGKGSATAALSRILRRDRGESRGVRKVHAVRGVSFTAYRGEAIGLIGTNGSGKSTLLRAIAGLLPTESGRVYTDGQPSLLGVNAALMGDLTGERNVILGGLAMGMSREEIRGRYQAIVDFSGINEKGDFITLPMRTYSSGMGARLRFAIAAAKNHDVLMIDEALATGDRKFQIRSEERIRELRKEAGTVFLVSHSNKSIRDTCDRVLWLEKGELLMDGPTDEVIRAYEKETGK; encoded by the coding sequence ATGGCCGTGGCTGACCACCTCGACGACCCGCTCGACGCCCGGGTTCCCACCGTCATCGCCGACGACGTGCACATCGTGTACCGCGTCAACGGCGGCAGCGGCGGCAAGGGCAGCGCGACGGCCGCGCTGAGCCGGATACTGCGACGCGACCGCGGGGAGTCCCGCGGCGTGCGCAAGGTCCACGCCGTCCGCGGCGTCTCCTTCACCGCCTACCGCGGTGAGGCCATCGGCCTGATCGGCACCAACGGCTCCGGGAAGTCGACCCTGCTGCGCGCGATCGCGGGGCTGCTGCCCACCGAGAGCGGCCGGGTCTACACCGACGGCCAGCCGTCGCTGCTGGGTGTCAACGCGGCCCTGATGGGCGATCTGACCGGTGAGCGGAACGTCATCCTCGGCGGCCTCGCCATGGGCATGTCGCGTGAGGAGATCCGCGGCCGCTACCAGGCCATCGTCGACTTCTCCGGTATCAACGAGAAGGGCGACTTCATCACCCTGCCGATGCGCACCTACTCCTCCGGGATGGGCGCCCGGCTCCGCTTCGCGATCGCGGCGGCCAAGAACCACGACGTGCTGATGATCGACGAGGCGCTGGCCACCGGCGACCGCAAGTTCCAGATCCGCTCCGAGGAGCGCATCCGGGAGCTGCGGAAGGAGGCGGGGACGGTCTTCCTGGTCAGCCACAGCAATAAGTCGATCCGGGACACCTGCGACCGGGTGCTGTGGCTGGAGAAGGGCGAGCTGCTGATGGACGGCCCGACGGA
- a CDS encoding sugar phosphate nucleotidyltransferase, with protein sequence MIGLVLAAGAGRRLRPYTDTLPKALVPVNGDLSVLDLTLGNFSEIGLTEVAVVVGYRKEAVYARKDELEATYGLKLTLIDNDKAEEWNNAYSLWCARDVLKQGVILANGDTVHPVSVERTLLDARGDGRRIILALDTVKRLADEEMKVITADGQGVRQITKLMDPAGATGEYIGVTLIEPEAAEELADALKATFERDPDLYYEDGYQELVNRGFRIDVAPIGDISWVEIDNHDDLARGREIACLY encoded by the coding sequence ATGATCGGCCTTGTCCTGGCTGCCGGTGCCGGACGGCGTCTGCGCCCCTACACCGACACCCTTCCGAAGGCCCTCGTGCCCGTGAACGGGGACCTCTCGGTCCTCGACCTGACGCTGGGGAACTTCAGCGAGATCGGCCTCACCGAGGTCGCCGTCGTCGTCGGCTACCGCAAGGAGGCCGTGTACGCGCGCAAGGACGAGCTGGAGGCCACCTACGGCCTGAAGCTCACCCTGATCGACAACGACAAGGCCGAGGAGTGGAACAACGCCTACTCCCTGTGGTGCGCCCGCGACGTCCTCAAGCAGGGCGTGATCCTCGCCAACGGCGACACCGTGCACCCGGTCTCCGTCGAGAGGACCCTGCTCGACGCCCGCGGCGACGGCCGGCGGATCATCCTCGCCCTCGACACGGTCAAGCGACTCGCCGACGAGGAGATGAAGGTCATCACCGCGGACGGCCAGGGCGTCCGGCAGATCACCAAGCTGATGGACCCGGCCGGGGCCACCGGCGAGTACATCGGCGTCACCCTCATCGAGCCCGAGGCCGCCGAGGAACTCGCCGACGCGCTGAAGGCCACCTTCGAGCGCGACCCCGACCTCTACTACGAGGACGGCTACCAGGAGCTGGTGAACCGCGGCTTCCGGATCGACGTGGCGCCGATCGGCGACATCAGCTGGGTCGAGATCGACAACCACGACGACCTCGCCAGGGGCCGGGAGATCGCGTGCCTGTACTGA
- a CDS encoding glycosyltransferase family 2 protein, with protein MKLGAVIITMGDRPDDLRALIDSVAKQDGDPVEVVVVGNGAPVTGVPDGVRTVDLPENLGIPGGRNVGIEAFGPGGGDVDALLFLDDDGLLPNSDTAELVRRAFEEDPALGIISFRIADPDTGLTQRRHVPRLRASDPMRSSRVTTFLGGANAVRTTVLQQVGGLPGEFFYAHEETDLAWRALDAGWMIDYRSDMVLHHPTTPPSRHAVYHRMVARNRVWLARRNLPAPLVPVYLGVWILLTLLRRPSAAALRAWFAGFREGWATPCGPRRPMRWRTVWRLTRLGRPPVV; from the coding sequence ATGAAGCTCGGTGCCGTCATCATCACCATGGGCGACCGGCCCGACGACCTGCGCGCCCTGATCGACTCGGTCGCCAAGCAGGACGGCGACCCCGTCGAGGTGGTCGTCGTGGGCAACGGCGCCCCGGTCACGGGGGTGCCCGACGGAGTGCGCACGGTCGACCTGCCCGAGAACCTGGGCATCCCCGGCGGCCGCAACGTCGGCATCGAGGCGTTCGGCCCGGGCGGTGGCGACGTCGACGCGCTGCTGTTCCTCGACGACGACGGCCTGCTGCCGAACAGCGACACCGCCGAGCTGGTGCGCCGGGCGTTCGAGGAGGACCCGGCCCTCGGGATCATCAGCTTCCGGATCGCCGACCCGGACACCGGGCTGACCCAGCGCCGGCACGTCCCCCGGCTGCGGGCGTCCGACCCGATGCGCTCCTCGCGCGTCACCACGTTCCTCGGGGGAGCCAACGCCGTCCGCACTACGGTGCTGCAGCAGGTCGGCGGGCTGCCGGGCGAGTTCTTCTACGCGCACGAGGAGACCGACCTCGCCTGGCGGGCCCTCGACGCGGGCTGGATGATCGACTACCGCTCCGACATGGTGCTGCACCACCCGACGACGCCGCCCTCCCGGCACGCGGTCTACCACCGCATGGTGGCCCGCAACAGGGTGTGGCTGGCCCGCCGCAACCTGCCCGCTCCGCTGGTGCCCGTCTACCTCGGGGTGTGGATCCTGCTCACGCTCCTCAGGCGGCCCTCGGCCGCGGCCCTGCGGGCCTGGTTCGCCGGCTTCCGGGAGGGCTGGGCCACTCCCTGCGGACCCCGCCGTCCCATGAGGTGGCGTACCGTGTGGCGACTGACGCGACTGGGCCGACCGCCGGTCGTCTGA